The window TCCCTTGCGAACCAGGCGCGGCCACGCTAGGCTTGCCGGCGATGGCGACCTATGCAATCGGTGACGTGCAGGGCTGCTTCGCGTCCCTGACGGAGCTCACACAGACCATTGGGTTCAATGCGAGCCAGGACCGGCTGTGGTTCGCCGGAGATCTCGTCAACCGTGGGCCCGCCTCGCTTCAGGTGTTACGCTATATTCGCGGACTCGGGTCCGCCGGGGTTATGGTCCTCGGCAATCATGATCTTTTCCTGCTCGCCGTCGCCGCCGGAGTCACGCCCCTTCGCCCCAAGGATACCCTGGGGCACATCTTAGACGCTCCGGATGGCCAGGCACTCATCGACTGGCTCCGGCAACAACCGCTCCTCCATCGCCAAGACGCCTACCTGCTCGTGCATGCGGGGCTGCTGCCGGATTGGACGGCGGACCAGGCCGAACAACTCGCGATCGAAGCCCAAACGGCCCTCCGCGGAGACGAGTATGTCGCCACGCTGCGCGCGCTGCATCCCAGCAGCCAGTTGCAGTGGAATCCTGATCTCACGGGTCCGACCCGCTTGGCCAGCATCATCAAGGTGCTGACACGCATTCGAACCTGTTCACCAGCAGGTGTCATGGAATCGTTCTTTTCCGGACCGCCTGATCTCGCCCCGCAAGGCTTTCACCCGTGGTTTGACATTCCCGGACGACGTAGCGCGACAGCCACAGTCGTGTTCGGCCACTGGGCCGCCATGGGATTGAGGCTTGCCACGAATCTGTTGGCCTTGGATAGCGGCTGCGTGTACGGGCGACACTTGACCGCGGTTCGTCTAGAGGATCGCAAGGTCTTTCAGGTACGCTGCCGGGACGCGCGGGGCGGCACCTGACCTCCTGCCATGACCGCTTGGCCCCGATATACTTCTCGAGCATTGCCCGCGTCCCGGTATCTCCCCGGGCGCACTCCTCATCCTCGGCACCAGCCACCAGTCCATGGACGCCCGGAACCGGATGTTCGCCCTCGCGCGTTCGAACCGGGTCAATGGAGCACCTCTGAGGACTATCTCTATGGCATCGACTTGTACAACTGGGCCTATTGGTGGGAATCACACGAAGTGTTCGAAGGATTCTGGCACACCTATGGTCGCTCGACTTCAGCGGGCAACTTCTTCCAAGCACTCATTCAATGCGCAGCCGCCAACCTGAAACGCGAACTCGGCAACGAGGCCTCCACCCGCAAACTTGCCGCGCACGGCCTCGCCCGCCTGCGAGAGACGCCTAGTTTCTACATGGGCCTGGACACGGCAACTTTTGCCGAAGAGATCGCAAGCTGGCTGAATGAGCGCGGGCCGGCTGTGCGCATCCGACTGGCATGTCCGGGAGCGCCGGAGGCACCCCGGCTGCCGTGACCGCTGACTGCGAGGGGCGCGTGGATCGACTAGTGGTAGCTTTCGGAATCTGAAGGAAAGGCGCCCTGCTCGACTTCATCCTTGTACCGGCGAAGCGCATGGATCGCATCGGTCTTGAGATGGCCGTAGGGCTTCACGAATTTGGGGACGAACTCGTCGAACAGGCCCAGGAGATCGTAGATCACCAGCACCTGCCCGTCACACTGAGGCCCGGCGCCAATGCCTATGGTGGGAATCGTCACAGACCGCGTCACGGTCTCTGCGAGATCGGCGGGAATTGCTTCCAGCACCATCGCGAAGGCTCCGGCCGCTTCCAACGCCTGCGCATCGGCAATCAGCTGCTGGCCTCGGTCTTTGCCTTTCCCCTGCACTTTGTAGCCGCCATATTGGTGCACCGACTGCGGGGTCATCCCGAGATGGCCCATGACAGGGATGCCGACCTTGGTCATGGCGGCAACACGATCGACGACAGCCACACCGCCTTCCAATTTCACAGCAGCCGCGCCGGCTTGGATAAAACGACCGGCATTACGGAGGGCATCATCCAGGTTGGCCTGGTAGGACATGAACGGCATATCGCCGATGACCAACGCCTTGCGCACCGACCCGGCCACGAGCCTGGTGTGATACAGCATGTCGTCCATAGTCACGGAGAGCGTATTGGACTTGCCCTGCACGACGACGCCCAACGAATCACCGACCAGGAGCACCTCGATCCCCGCCTGCTCCGCCAGGCGGGCGAACAAGGCATCATAGGCCGTGACCACAGTAATCTTGCGCTGCTCCCGCTTGCATTTCTGCAACTCGGGAATCGTCATCAGCTCAACTCCGCCTTGGTGAGAATGTCCGGGATACGATCCGTGGCCTTGATCGCCATGATGTGGACGCCATCACAATAGGGGCGCACCGCCTTGATCGTGCGGACGGCAATCTCCACACCCGCGTCGAGCGCGCGCGTATCACCAGCAGCGCGCATTTCGTCGATCATGTCCTGAGGCACCGATACACCGGGAATGTTGGCGTTCATGAACTCCGCCATTTTGGCGTTGCGCAGCAGCAGAATGCCGGCCAGCACCTTCACCTTGAACGGGCGGACCGCCTGCATGAACACTTTGAACTGCTCAGGGTTGTAGATCGCCTGAGTTTGGAAGAACTCAACACCCGCCCGCACCTTGGTCTCAAACTTCACCAGCATAGGACCGAGTGGATCGGCCTCCGGCGTGACGGCCCCGCCTATCGTGAAGTCCGTGGAGCCATCAAGTTTGTTACCGGCATAGTCTTTCCCGGCATTGAGACCTTTCACCAGTTGCATGACCTGAACTGAATCGAGGTCATACACCGGCTTGGCATCCTTGTGGTCACCGACGGTGGGGTAATCGCCGGTCAAGCAGAGAATGTTGCGAATCCCGAGGATATGGGCGCCCATCAGATCTGACTGCATGGCGATCCGGTTCCGATCCCGGCAAGTCAGCTGCATGACCGGATCGTGCCCCAACTCATACAGCACGCGGCACACCGGCAAGGAGCCGGCGCGGACCACTGCCGCCGTATTGTCGGTGACATTCACGCCATGCACGCGGCCGACCAGCGCTTTTGCGCTGTCGACCACAGACGTCAGGTTGGTGCCCTTGGGAGGATTGTATTCCACCGTGACGGCAAACTGCCCCTGCGCCAATACGTCCTTGAGTCGCCGCGGCTCCCGGCTCATCGAGATTTTCCCTGCATGGTTTGTAGTCTCCCTATCTTCCCGCCCAACCCACTTCACTCGGACTAGGGCGGATCGAGACGTCCCGACTGCGCGCGTCCAACGAGGGCCTTCCGAGGCCGCGCGTTGCGCGAGCACGAGGAGCCGGTGACCTGACCGCGCCTATTTCATCCCTGCCATTCTCTTAGCAGATTCAACGGTATTGTCGAGCAACATCGCAATCGTCATCGGCCCGACGCCACCCGGCACCGGACTGATCCACCCGGCCTTTTGGCTGGCCGGCCCAAAATCGACGTCGCCGCAGAGCTTCCCATCCGGACCCTTATTCGTGCCTACGTCGATGACCACCGCGCCCTCCCGCACCATGTCCGCCGTGACAAACTTGGCCTTCCCGATCGCCACCAGCAGAAGATCGGCTTCACGGCAGACCGCTGCGAGATCTTTGGTCTTGGAATGACAAATCGTGACCGTGGCGTTCCGCTGGAGCAACATCAACGCCAGCGGTT is drawn from Nitrospira sp. and contains these coding sequences:
- a CDS encoding methylenetetrahydrofolate reductase produces the protein MSREPRRLKDVLAQGQFAVTVEYNPPKGTNLTSVVDSAKALVGRVHGVNVTDNTAAVVRAGSLPVCRVLYELGHDPVMQLTCRDRNRIAMQSDLMGAHILGIRNILCLTGDYPTVGDHKDAKPVYDLDSVQVMQLVKGLNAGKDYAGNKLDGSTDFTIGGAVTPEADPLGPMLVKFETKVRAGVEFFQTQAIYNPEQFKVFMQAVRPFKVKVLAGILLLRNAKMAEFMNANIPGVSVPQDMIDEMRAAGDTRALDAGVEIAVRTIKAVRPYCDGVHIMAIKATDRIPDILTKAELS
- a CDS encoding DUF309 domain-containing protein; this translates as MYNWAYWWESHEVFEGFWHTYGRSTSAGNFFQALIQCAAANLKRELGNEASTRKLAAHGLARLRETPSFYMGLDTATFAEEIASWLNERGPAVRIRLACPGAPEAPRLP
- a CDS encoding symmetrical bis(5'-nucleosyl)-tetraphosphatase, which encodes MATYAIGDVQGCFASLTELTQTIGFNASQDRLWFAGDLVNRGPASLQVLRYIRGLGSAGVMVLGNHDLFLLAVAAGVTPLRPKDTLGHILDAPDGQALIDWLRQQPLLHRQDAYLLVHAGLLPDWTADQAEQLAIEAQTALRGDEYVATLRALHPSSQLQWNPDLTGPTRLASIIKVLTRIRTCSPAGVMESFFSGPPDLAPQGFHPWFDIPGRRSATATVVFGHWAAMGLRLATNLLALDSGCVYGRHLTAVRLEDRKVFQVRCRDARGGT
- the panB gene encoding 3-methyl-2-oxobutanoate hydroxymethyltransferase → MTIPELQKCKREQRKITVVTAYDALFARLAEQAGIEVLLVGDSLGVVVQGKSNTLSVTMDDMLYHTRLVAGSVRKALVIGDMPFMSYQANLDDALRNAGRFIQAGAAAVKLEGGVAVVDRVAAMTKVGIPVMGHLGMTPQSVHQYGGYKVQGKGKDRGQQLIADAQALEAAGAFAMVLEAIPADLAETVTRSVTIPTIGIGAGPQCDGQVLVIYDLLGLFDEFVPKFVKPYGHLKTDAIHALRRYKDEVEQGAFPSDSESYH